In a single window of the Nicotiana tomentosiformis chromosome 8, ASM39032v3, whole genome shotgun sequence genome:
- the LOC104109163 gene encoding uncharacterized protein → MKNGRWWMHVGRDFKQIAFWPPKLFTGLKGFASQAAWGGEAFSSVPTLPPMGSGHFPGHVNIDKDAYCIKISILDFVGKTQDPETLVSEFEDAHALYRVLDEPITNKDFGHTVFFGGPDSNK, encoded by the coding sequence ATGAAGAATGGAAGATGGTGGATGCATGTTGGTCGTGATTTCAAACAAATAGCTTTTTGGCCTCCAAAGCTTTTCACGGGATTAAAGGGTTTTGCATCACAAGCGGCATGGGGTGGAGAGGCATTTAGTTCAGTCCCTACTCTCCCTCCTATGGGTTCTGGTCATTTTCCTGGACATGTAAATATTGATAAAGATGCATATTGTATTAAAATTTCAATTCTAGATTTTGTTGGTAAAACTCAGGATCCCGAGACTCTAGTATCTGAGTTTGAAGATGCTCACGCACTCTACCGGGTTCTTGATGAACCAATTACCAATAAGGATTTTGGGCATACAGTCTTTTTTGGGGGACCTGATTCTAACAAATAA